GCAAGAGCTTTTAGTTTTTCTTTATTTCTACCAACTGCAATAATTTGATTGTCATAATCAAGAAATTGATAAAGTAGAGCTTCGCCAATTCCTGCTGTTGCACCTGTGATAAGTATTTTGTTCGATTCTAATTTCATAATAAAGGAGAAAAAAATGATTAATATTTATTTAAACTAATACCACAAATTTCTACTTTACTTTTATCAAAATCATTTACCTATGTAAATAAACAAGCTGTCAAGTCTGATAAATTACTCTTTTCTTGATCTAATACGACTTAATTGCGTAGGTGTGATTCCCAAATAAGAAGCAATATGATATTGAGCAATTTGATTTTCTAATCCTTTATGTTCTTCCAAAAAAATCTGATAACGTTGTTTTGCTTCAAGAGTTACCAATTCAATTTCTCTTTTTTCTTTATTTACAAAAAACTGTTCTGCTAAAAGGCGAGACAAACGTTCTATTTTGTGATAATCATCATAAAGTCTTATAACACTTTCAAAACTAGCAACCCATAGTACACAATCTGTCAGACATTGAATATCAATTGAGTTTTGTTTTTGACTAACCAAGGAAGAATAAGCTCCAACAAATTGATTAGATGTAAAAAAAGTTTTGTTGTATTCTTCGCCTTTTTCATTGCTATAAAAAGCTCTCAAAATACCTGTTTCTACAAAGGCAACTTGTTTACTGTATTCTCCTTTTTTGGCAAAAAAATGTTTGTTACTCATCTTCTCTTTTTCAAATAAAGATGTAAAAAGTTCTAATTCTGTTTCAGAAAAATTGACAATGGAACACAAAAATTGAGTGAAAGATATAGGTTTTTTCATCATTATGACTTTAGTAGATTGCAAAGGCAAAGTAAAAAATATTTTTCTGAATGAGATTTCGTAAATTTGTGAATATTTTGTGCTACATAGATACTATTTATCTTGAAAAGTAAGTACCAAATTAAAAAAAAATAATTATGAAAAAATTAGAGGAATTAAAATATGACACAATCAAAATGATTATGTTGGTAAGAGATTTTGAATTTTTAAATAAAGTTAATGCTCAACTCAAATCTTATTCTGCACCTAAGTTTATGGAAGGAGTGCGTCCTATCCGAGAAAATATTAGCTTTGAACAGATTTTAGAAGAACAAAATTATAAACCTATTTCTTATCAAGCATTCAGAAAACAAGCCGAACCTTTGGGAAATGAGCCAATAGATGAATTATTGAATTTATTATCTGCTTAAAAATGAATTACTTACTAGACACAAATATTTTACTAATTTATACTAGAAATTCTGAATTTTCTCAAGAGATAGAAAACGAATATAACCTTTTCAATCCTTTGAATAATTTAGCTATTTCAGTTGTTACTTTAGGTGAAATAAAAGCGATTGCTAAGAAGCAAGGGTATGGAAGTTCGAAAATGAAAATTTTAGAAAGGTTGCTTTCAAATCTTCCTGTAATAGATATAAATATAAAGGAAATCATAGAAAGATATGCAGAAATAGATGCTTACAGTCAAGGTAAACTACAGAAAACCAAATTTTCAGCTAGAAATATGGGTAAAAATGACTTGTGGATTGCTGCCACAAGTAGTTTTTATGAATTAACTTTATTGACTACAGATAATGATTTTAGACATTTAGATAAAAGTTATTTAAAACTAGAAGAAATAGATATAAAAAAATATCGATAGCTTTTGGAAGGATAAAAAGCATAAAATGAAAAATAAAAGAGTCATAATTATTGGTGGTGGTGCAGGTGGATTTTTTGCAGCCATTAATTTAAAAGAAAAAAATCCAAACTATAATGTTTCTATTTTAGAACAAACCAATACGTTACTCAAAAAAGTAAAGATTTCGGGTGGTGGGCGTTGTAATGTTACGCATTCTTGTTTTGAGCCTGAAGAACTGACTAAAAATTATCCACGAGGAGAAAAAGAACTTTTAGGCGCATTTTATCAATTTCAACCTCAAGATATGATAGAATGGCTCAAAAAAAGAGGTGTAAAAACCAAAACGGAAGCAGACGGACGTATGTTTCCTGTTTCAGATGATTCTCAAACGATTATTGATTGTTTTTTGAGAGAAACTAAAAAACTAAATATTGATATTCAAAGAGGATGTGCCGTTGAAAAATTAATTCCTCCAACTGATTCAGTTAATCAAAAATGGCAAATTCAGATAAAAAACAAAGCTAATTTAGAAGCCGATGCACTTATTATAGCAACTGGAAGTCAACCAAAATCTTGGAAAATGCTTACAAATTTGGGACATTCTATTTCAAATCCTGTTCCGTCGCTTTTTACAATGGACGTTAAAAATGATGCTCGTTTGAAAGATTTGGCAGGAGTTTCGGTAAGTAATGGGACAGTTTGGGCAAAAGATACAAAACTTGCTACTGAAAATGGTGCTGTT
This is a stretch of genomic DNA from Bernardetia sp. MNP-M8. It encodes these proteins:
- a CDS encoding NAD(P)/FAD-dependent oxidoreductase, whose amino-acid sequence is MKNKRVIIIGGGAGGFFAAINLKEKNPNYNVSILEQTNTLLKKVKISGGGRCNVTHSCFEPEELTKNYPRGEKELLGAFYQFQPQDMIEWLKKRGVKTKTEADGRMFPVSDDSQTIIDCFLRETKKLNIDIQRGCAVEKLIPPTDSVNQKWQIQIKNKANLEADALIIATGSQPKSWKMLTNLGHSISNPVPSLFTMDVKNDARLKDLAGVSVSNGTVWAKDTKLATENGAVLVTHWGLSAPAVLRLSAWGARELANKNYKFEMGVNWIEDTPKNTLKTLKAHREEWRKKQIGTISPFEIPNRLWKKLVEAAQIDLTTNWASLSNNQLQNLSNELTQGIFHVTGKSTYKDEFVTCGGIALSEVDFKTMESKVLPNLYFTGEVLDIDAITGGFNFQAAWTTAWIAAQNI
- a CDS encoding Crp/Fnr family transcriptional regulator yields the protein MKKPISFTQFLCSIVNFSETELELFTSLFEKEKMSNKHFFAKKGEYSKQVAFVETGILRAFYSNEKGEEYNKTFFTSNQFVGAYSSLVSQKQNSIDIQCLTDCVLWVASFESVIRLYDDYHKIERLSRLLAEQFFVNKEKREIELVTLEAKQRYQIFLEEHKGLENQIAQYHIASYLGITPTQLSRIRSRKE
- a CDS encoding type II toxin-antitoxin system VapC family toxin; protein product: MNYLLDTNILLIYTRNSEFSQEIENEYNLFNPLNNLAISVVTLGEIKAIAKKQGYGSSKMKILERLLSNLPVIDINIKEIIERYAEIDAYSQGKLQKTKFSARNMGKNDLWIAATSSFYELTLLTTDNDFRHLDKSYLKLEEIDIKKYR